The following coding sequences are from one Streptomyces venezuelae window:
- a CDS encoding D-2-hydroxyacid dehydrogenase — MRNGVPSVSDTTVLVLDAEPPTPPPRLGSLAGQARILHADESTLAEQLPLADALLVWDFTSDAVRRAWPGEGPRPRWVHTASAGVDHLMCPELAASDTVVTNARGVFDQPIAEYVAALVLAMAKDLPRTLELQRERSWRHRETQRIAGTRACVIGSGPIGRAIARTLKGLGILTALVGRTARPGVHGTDELDRLMARADWVVCAAPLTDDTRRMFDARRFGFMQPSARFINVGRGPLVVEDDLVEAVSKRWIAGAALDVFEDEPLPADSPLWTTPGLIVSPHMSGDTVGWRDALGAQFVELFQAWAAGRPLTNVVDKERGYVPGH, encoded by the coding sequence TTGCGAAACGGTGTCCCGTCGGTTTCCGATACGACCGTCCTCGTCCTTGACGCCGAGCCACCGACCCCGCCGCCGCGCCTCGGCAGCCTGGCGGGGCAGGCCCGGATCCTGCACGCCGACGAGTCCACGCTGGCCGAGCAACTCCCCCTTGCCGACGCCCTGTTGGTGTGGGACTTCACGTCGGACGCGGTGCGCCGCGCCTGGCCCGGTGAGGGTCCGCGGCCCCGCTGGGTGCACACCGCGAGCGCGGGCGTCGACCATCTGATGTGCCCCGAACTCGCCGCGTCCGACACCGTCGTGACGAACGCCCGTGGCGTCTTCGACCAGCCCATCGCCGAGTACGTGGCCGCACTGGTCCTCGCCATGGCCAAGGACCTGCCGCGCACCCTGGAACTGCAGCGTGAGCGCTCCTGGCGGCACCGCGAGACCCAGCGGATCGCGGGCACGCGCGCGTGCGTGATCGGTTCGGGGCCGATCGGGCGGGCCATCGCGCGCACGCTGAAGGGGCTCGGCATCCTCACGGCCCTGGTGGGCCGCACGGCACGGCCGGGGGTGCACGGCACGGACGAGCTGGACCGGCTGATGGCCAGGGCCGACTGGGTGGTGTGCGCGGCGCCGCTCACGGACGACACGCGCCGCATGTTCGACGCGCGGCGCTTCGGTTTCATGCAGCCGTCGGCGCGGTTCATCAACGTCGGGCGCGGGCCCCTCGTCGTCGAGGACGACCTGGTCGAGGCGGTGTCCAAGCGGTGGATCGCGGGCGCGGCCCTGGACGTGTTCGAGGACGAGCCGCTGCCAGCGGACAGCCCCCTGTGGACGACGCCGGGCCTGATCGTCTCGCCGCACATGAGTGGTGACACGGTCGGCTGGCGCGATGCGCTGGGCGCGCAGTTCGTCGAGCTGTTCCAGGCGTGGGCGGCGGGTCGGCCGCTGACGAACGTCGTCGACAAGGAACGTGGGTATGTCCCAGGTCATTGA
- a CDS encoding amidase: MTELADLTAVQLVDGYRKGEFSPVDVTRAALRRAEESRPRVNAFVRVMADSALAQAEASAERWRRGAPQGLVDGVPVSVKDLLLLRGEPTLRGSLTVRHEGKWNEDAPSVARLREHGAVFIGRTTTPEFGWKGVTDGPQSGITRNPHDPSRTSGGSSGGSAAAVALGAGPLSLGTDGGGSVRIPAAFCGIFALKPTYGRVPLYPASPFGTLAHVGPMTRDAADAALMMDVITGPDDRDWSQLAPVEGGFRAGLDGGVHGLRVAYSASLGGQVAVRPAVAAAVRRAVESLAAQGAYVEEADPDFTDPVEAFHTLWFSGAARVVQHLPPAQRELLDPGLREICGQGARYSALDYLAAVDIRMALGRRMGRFHSTYDLLVTPTLPITAFEAGVEVPKGSGHRRWTGWTPFTYPFNLTQQPAATVPCGVDDDGLPIGVQIVAARHADPVVLRAAHALYESGSAAVPPPVLG; this comes from the coding sequence ATGACCGAGCTCGCGGATCTCACGGCCGTACAACTGGTCGACGGCTATCGCAAGGGCGAATTCAGTCCGGTCGACGTGACCCGGGCGGCCCTGCGCAGGGCGGAGGAGAGCCGGCCGCGTGTGAACGCCTTCGTGCGGGTCATGGCGGACTCGGCGTTGGCGCAGGCCGAGGCCAGCGCGGAGCGGTGGCGCCGTGGCGCGCCGCAGGGGCTCGTGGACGGCGTCCCGGTGTCCGTGAAGGATCTGCTCCTGCTGCGCGGCGAGCCGACATTGCGCGGCTCGCTGACGGTGCGGCACGAGGGCAAGTGGAACGAGGACGCGCCCTCGGTGGCCCGGCTGCGCGAGCACGGCGCGGTGTTCATCGGCCGGACGACGACGCCGGAGTTCGGGTGGAAGGGCGTGACGGACGGCCCGCAGAGCGGCATCACCCGCAACCCGCACGATCCGTCCCGCACGTCGGGCGGATCCAGCGGGGGCAGCGCGGCCGCCGTGGCGCTCGGCGCGGGCCCGCTGTCGCTGGGCACGGACGGCGGCGGCTCGGTGCGGATCCCCGCGGCGTTCTGCGGGATCTTCGCGCTGAAGCCGACGTACGGCAGGGTGCCGCTGTATCCCGCGAGCCCGTTCGGGACGCTCGCGCACGTCGGGCCGATGACCCGCGACGCGGCGGACGCGGCGCTGATGATGGACGTGATCACGGGCCCCGACGACCGCGACTGGTCCCAGCTCGCACCCGTGGAAGGCGGCTTCAGGGCGGGCCTGGACGGGGGCGTGCACGGACTTCGCGTCGCCTACTCCGCCTCCCTCGGCGGGCAGGTCGCGGTGCGTCCCGCCGTCGCGGCGGCGGTGCGGCGCGCCGTGGAGTCGCTCGCGGCGCAGGGCGCGTACGTCGAGGAGGCCGACCCCGACTTCACCGACCCGGTGGAGGCCTTCCACACCCTGTGGTTCAGCGGGGCGGCGCGCGTCGTGCAGCATCTGCCGCCCGCGCAGCGGGAGTTGCTCGACCCGGGGCTGCGGGAGATCTGCGGGCAGGGCGCACGGTACAGCGCGCTGGACTACCTCGCGGCGGTCGACATCCGGATGGCCCTCGGGCGCCGGATGGGCCGCTTCCACTCGACGTACGACCTGCTGGTCACGCCCACGCTGCCGATCACGGCGTTCGAGGCGGGCGTCGAGGTGCCGAAGGGGTCGGGGCACCGGCGCTGGACCGGGTGGACGCCGTTCACGTACCCCTTCAATCTCACGCAGCAGCCCGCGGCGACGGTGCCCTGCGGGGTGGACGACGACGGTTTGCCCATCGGCGTGCAGATCGTCGCCGCCCGCCACGCGGACCCGGTGGTGTTGCGTGCGGCGCACGCGCTGTACGAGTCGGGCAGCGCCGCGGTGCCGCCGCCCGTGCTCGGCTGA
- a CDS encoding decarboxylase: MTALGFLYPGHSAEDDYPRMEQMLGSDIRLQVVHTDIGEDAHRVDALLEMGSADRLAAGVEELRLAGAEAVVWACTSGSFVLGREGAHDQVRKLALAAGLPASSTSFAFAHAAREVGATRVAVAATYPEDVTGHFSAFLKDGGVEVVAARGSGIITAAEVGTWGRDEVFALARAGDHPDAEALLLPDTALHTAAYVRDLEAEVGKPVLTANQVTVWEALRLAERRVNAPALGALFTKEPPVQAPVTG, from the coding sequence GTGACGGCACTCGGATTTCTCTACCCGGGGCACTCGGCCGAGGACGACTATCCCCGCATGGAGCAGATGCTCGGCAGCGACATCCGGCTGCAGGTCGTCCACACGGACATCGGCGAGGACGCGCACCGCGTCGACGCGCTGCTCGAAATGGGATCGGCCGACCGGCTCGCCGCGGGCGTGGAGGAGCTGCGGCTCGCCGGCGCCGAGGCGGTGGTGTGGGCGTGCACCAGCGGCAGCTTCGTCCTCGGCCGGGAGGGCGCGCACGACCAGGTCCGCAAGCTGGCCCTGGCGGCCGGGCTGCCCGCCTCGTCGACGTCGTTCGCCTTCGCCCACGCCGCGCGCGAGGTGGGGGCCACCCGGGTCGCGGTCGCCGCGACGTATCCGGAGGATGTGACCGGGCACTTCTCCGCCTTCCTGAAGGACGGTGGCGTGGAGGTGGTGGCGGCCAGGGGGAGCGGCATCATCACGGCGGCCGAGGTCGGCACATGGGGGCGCGACGAGGTGTTCGCGCTGGCCCGCGCGGGCGACCACCCGGACGCCGAGGCGCTGCTGCTGCCGGACACGGCGCTGCACACGGCGGCGTACGTCCGCGACCTGGAGGCGGAGGTCGGCAAGCCGGTCCTGACGGCGAACCAGGTCACCGTCTGGGAGGCGCTGCGGCTGGCCGAGCGCAGGGTGAACGCGCCGGCACTCGGCGCCCTGTTCACGAAGGAGCCGCCGGTCCAGGCGCCGGTCACGGGCTGA
- a CDS encoding aspartate/glutamate racemase family protein, with the protein MDVSFLGGPHPQRGVGVVAPFDFVLDRELWRWIPDEVSLHLTRTPYVPVEVSLDLARLVSEHETLAEAVRALTAAEPEVLAYACTSGSFVGGTPGERAMCEAMTREGAVGAVTTSGALLEALDELGARRIALVTPYTWSVTQSLEEYLAEAGVSVTGRAYLGLTRHIWKVPYRDVADMARRAVLASEGGVDCLFISCTNLPTYDVIPQLEAELRMPVISANQVTMWSALRRLGTRAVGPYQALIDPTARPGASPLNPPAPPQGLPEAPPAEGGGWT; encoded by the coding sequence ATGGACGTCTCTTTCCTCGGCGGACCACACCCTCAGCGCGGTGTGGGTGTCGTCGCCCCTTTCGACTTCGTCCTCGATCGCGAACTGTGGCGCTGGATCCCCGACGAGGTCTCCCTCCACCTGACCCGGACGCCGTACGTGCCCGTGGAGGTCAGCCTCGACCTCGCCCGCCTGGTCAGCGAGCACGAGACCCTCGCCGAGGCGGTCCGCGCACTGACCGCCGCCGAGCCCGAAGTCCTCGCGTACGCCTGTACGTCGGGCAGTTTCGTCGGCGGCACGCCGGGTGAACGCGCGATGTGCGAGGCCATGACCCGCGAGGGCGCGGTCGGCGCGGTGACCACGTCCGGTGCCCTCCTGGAAGCCCTCGACGAACTGGGCGCGCGGCGCATCGCGCTCGTCACCCCCTACACCTGGTCGGTCACGCAGTCCCTGGAGGAGTACCTGGCGGAGGCGGGGGTGTCCGTCACGGGCCGCGCCTACCTCGGCCTCACCCGGCACATCTGGAAGGTCCCCTACCGGGACGTGGCCGACATGGCGCGCCGTGCCGTACTCGCCAGCGAGGGCGGCGTGGACTGCCTCTTCATCAGCTGTACGAACCTCCCCACGTACGACGTCATCCCGCAACTGGAAGCGGAACTGCGGATGCCGGTGATCTCGGCGAACCAGGTGACGATGTGGTCCGCACTGCGTCGGCTGGGTACCCGTGCGGTAGGGCCCTATCAGGCACTGATCGATCCGACGGCGAGGCCGGGCGCGAGTCCGCTGAACCCGCCGGCTCCGCCCCAGGGCCTGCCCGAAGCACCACCCGCAGAAGGAGGAGGCTGGACGTGA